A genomic window from Massilia sp. METH4 includes:
- the gcvT gene encoding glycine cleavage system aminomethyltransferase GcvT, which produces MTLKTTPLNAAHRALGARMVDFGGWDMPVNYGSQIEEHHAVRSDVGMFDVAHMCVVDIEGNDVRGFLRRLLANNVDKLKTSGKALYSCMLNPEGGVIDDLIVYFFSENWFRLVVNAGTAEKDVAWMKAKSDEWNAGLAITQRRDDPANAMALIAVQGPNARAKVWEVLPQTKDATVEMKPFNVAIVKDTAFGEAMVARTGYTGEDGFEIGVAATQAEALWNALAVAGVKPAGLGARDTLRLEAGMNLYGQDMDETVNPLDAGLAWTIDLVSERDFVGKSALQTKGQNAQFVGLILREKGGVLRAHQKVIAPTGETGEITSGTFSPTMQQAIALARVQMNGTASVQVGDTVHVEIRDKKLAATVVKLPFVRNGKILVA; this is translated from the coding sequence ATGACGCTCAAAACCACCCCACTCAATGCAGCCCATCGCGCCCTCGGCGCCCGCATGGTCGATTTCGGCGGCTGGGACATGCCCGTCAACTACGGTTCGCAGATCGAGGAACACCATGCCGTGCGCAGCGACGTGGGCATGTTCGACGTGGCCCACATGTGCGTGGTCGACATCGAAGGCAACGACGTGCGCGGCTTCCTGCGCCGCCTGCTGGCCAACAATGTCGACAAGCTGAAGACTTCCGGCAAGGCGCTCTACTCGTGCATGCTGAACCCCGAGGGCGGCGTCATCGACGACCTGATCGTCTATTTCTTCTCCGAAAACTGGTTCCGCCTGGTCGTGAACGCCGGTACCGCCGAGAAGGACGTGGCGTGGATGAAGGCGAAGAGCGACGAGTGGAACGCCGGCCTCGCCATCACGCAGCGCCGCGACGATCCCGCGAACGCCATGGCGCTGATCGCCGTGCAGGGTCCGAACGCCCGCGCCAAGGTGTGGGAAGTGCTCCCGCAAACGAAGGATGCGACGGTTGAGATGAAGCCGTTCAACGTGGCGATCGTGAAGGATACGGCGTTCGGCGAAGCGATGGTGGCACGCACCGGCTACACCGGCGAAGACGGTTTCGAGATCGGCGTGGCCGCCACGCAGGCCGAGGCGCTGTGGAATGCGCTGGCCGTTGCCGGCGTGAAGCCCGCCGGCCTGGGCGCGCGGGATACGCTGCGCCTGGAAGCGGGCATGAACCTGTATGGCCAGGACATGGATGAAACCGTGAACCCGCTGGACGCGGGCCTGGCCTGGACCATCGACCTGGTGTCCGAGCGCGACTTCGTCGGCAAGAGCGCCCTGCAGACCAAGGGGCAGAACGCCCAGTTCGTGGGCCTGATCCTGCGCGAAAAAGGCGGCGTGCTGCGCGCGCACCAGAAAGTCATCGCTCCAACGGGCGAGACGGGAGAAATCACCTCCGGCACCTTCAGCCCCACCATGCAGCAGGCGATCGCGCTGGCGCGTGTGCAGATGAATGGAACTGCGAGCGTGCAGGTCGGCGATACGGTGCACGTGGAAATCCGCGACAAGAAGCTCGCGGCCACGGTCGTGAAGCTGCCTTTCGTGCGGAACGGTAAAATCCTCGTCGCCTGA
- the gcvH gene encoding glycine cleavage system protein GcvH — protein sequence MSNIPAELKYTESHEWVRKESDGTITVGITEFAQDALGDIVFVELPKVGNSYTAGDDAAVVESVKAASDIYAPVSGEVVAVNDAVAGSPESINANAYDAWLFKMKPSDASAIDGLLDADAYGKNTAS from the coding sequence ATGAGCAACATCCCCGCAGAGCTGAAGTACACCGAGTCCCACGAATGGGTGCGCAAGGAGTCCGACGGCACGATCACGGTCGGCATCACCGAATTCGCGCAGGACGCGCTGGGCGACATCGTGTTCGTCGAGCTGCCGAAGGTCGGCAACAGCTACACGGCCGGCGACGACGCCGCCGTGGTGGAATCGGTGAAAGCCGCTTCCGACATCTATGCTCCGGTGTCGGGCGAAGTCGTCGCAGTCAACGACGCGGTGGCCGGCTCGCCGGAATCGATCAACGCCAACGCCTATGACGCATGGCTGTTCAAGATGAAGCCGAGCGACGCCTCGGCCATCGACGGCCTGCTCGACGCCGACGCCTACGGCAAGAACACCGCCTCTTAA
- the gcvP gene encoding aminomethyl-transferring glycine dehydrogenase gives MTRTSLTSLEARDAFIARHIGPDAAEQQQMLDVLGYPSRAALIDAIVPENIRNRGALPLGQFAEPLPEQAALAKLKGIAGKNKVLKSLIGQGYYGTYTPGVVLRNIFENPAWYTAYTPYQPEISQGRLEAILNFQQAITDLTGMGIANASMLDEGTSAAEAMTLIQRVGKSKSKLFYVANDVLPQTLEVIQTRAEPLGIEVRTFNPLELAGVTDAFGVLLQYPGVDGAVRDYRADVEKVKATGAMVVVAADLLALTLLTPPGEWGADVVVGNSQRFGVPLGFGGPHAGYMATRDEYKRSMPGRLVGVTVDQQGKTAYRLALQTREQHIRREKATSNICTAQVLLAVIASMYAVYHGPQGLANIATRVHRYTGILAGHLRALGYQLANSTFFDTLTIVTDRADALHAAAVANGINLRRIDARHVGVSLDETSDRDTLAALWTVFSTGVANAPAAPDFGALEENGEDAFPAELARTSEYLAHPVFNRYHSETEMLRYLRSLADKDLALDRTMIPLGSCTMKLNATSEMIPVTWPEFSNIHPFAPQEQTVGYREMIGQLEEMLCAVTGYAAVSLQPNAGSQGEYAGLLVIQKYHQSRGEGHRNICLIPSSAHGTNPASASMVGMQVVVTACDENGNVDLADLKAKAEQHSKNLACVMVTYPSTHGVFEEGIRELCDIVHAHGGQVYIDGANMNALVGVAAPGAFGGDVSHLNLHKTFCIPHGGGGPGVGPIGVGAHLAPFLPNQRSTGYQRSETGIGAVSAAAYGSASILPISWMYIAMMGAEGLTAATETAILNANYVARRLAPHYPVLYSGHDGLVAHECIIDLRPLTDATGISNEDVAKRLMDFGFHAPTMSFPVPGTLMIEPTESEAKAELDRFIDAMIAIRAEIAKVESGEFDKANNPLKFAPHTAEVLVADNWDRQYSREVAAYPVPSLRKQKYWPPVGRADNVYGDRNLFCGCAPISAYE, from the coding sequence ATGACCCGTACCAGCCTGACTTCCCTCGAGGCGCGTGACGCCTTCATCGCCCGCCACATCGGCCCGGATGCCGCAGAACAGCAGCAGATGCTCGACGTGCTCGGCTATCCGTCGCGCGCCGCGCTGATCGATGCGATCGTTCCCGAGAACATCCGCAACCGTGGCGCCCTGCCCCTCGGCCAGTTCGCCGAGCCGCTGCCGGAACAGGCTGCGCTGGCCAAGCTGAAGGGCATCGCCGGCAAGAACAAGGTCTTGAAGTCGCTGATTGGCCAGGGTTATTACGGCACCTACACCCCGGGTGTGGTGCTGCGCAATATCTTTGAAAACCCGGCCTGGTACACCGCCTATACGCCCTACCAGCCGGAAATCTCGCAAGGCCGCCTGGAAGCGATCCTGAACTTCCAGCAGGCGATCACCGACCTGACGGGCATGGGCATCGCCAACGCGTCGATGCTGGACGAAGGCACCTCGGCCGCCGAAGCGATGACGCTGATCCAGCGTGTCGGCAAATCCAAGTCGAAGCTCTTCTATGTGGCCAATGACGTGCTGCCGCAGACGCTGGAAGTGATCCAGACCCGCGCCGAGCCGCTGGGCATCGAGGTGCGCACCTTCAATCCGCTGGAACTGGCGGGCGTGACGGACGCCTTCGGCGTGCTGTTGCAATACCCGGGCGTGGATGGCGCCGTGCGCGACTACCGCGCCGACGTGGAGAAAGTGAAGGCCACGGGCGCCATGGTCGTCGTGGCCGCCGACCTGCTGGCGCTGACCTTGCTCACGCCGCCGGGCGAATGGGGCGCGGATGTCGTCGTGGGCAACAGCCAGCGCTTCGGCGTGCCGCTGGGCTTCGGCGGCCCGCACGCCGGCTACATGGCGACGCGCGACGAATACAAGCGCTCGATGCCGGGGCGCCTGGTCGGCGTCACGGTCGACCAGCAGGGCAAAACGGCCTACCGCCTGGCGCTGCAGACGCGCGAGCAGCACATCCGCCGCGAAAAAGCGACTTCGAACATCTGCACCGCGCAGGTGCTGCTGGCCGTGATCGCCTCGATGTATGCCGTCTACCACGGCCCGCAGGGCCTGGCGAACATCGCCACCCGCGTGCACCGCTACACCGGCATCCTGGCCGGCCACCTCCGCGCGCTGGGCTACCAGCTGGCCAACAGCACGTTCTTCGACACGCTGACCATCGTCACCGACCGCGCCGATGCGCTGCACGCCGCCGCGGTGGCCAACGGCATCAACCTGCGCCGCATCGATGCGCGCCACGTCGGCGTGTCGCTCGACGAGACGAGCGATCGCGACACGCTGGCCGCCCTGTGGACCGTGTTCTCGACCGGCGTGGCGAATGCGCCGGCCGCCCCGGACTTCGGCGCTCTCGAAGAAAACGGCGAAGACGCCTTCCCCGCCGAACTGGCACGGACCTCGGAATACCTGGCCCACCCGGTCTTCAACCGCTACCACAGCGAGACCGAAATGCTGCGCTACCTGCGTTCGCTGGCCGACAAGGACCTGGCGCTGGACCGCACCATGATCCCGCTGGGTTCGTGCACGATGAAGCTGAACGCCACCAGCGAAATGATCCCGGTGACGTGGCCGGAATTCTCGAACATCCACCCGTTCGCGCCGCAAGAACAGACCGTGGGCTACCGCGAAATGATCGGCCAGCTGGAAGAAATGCTGTGCGCGGTGACCGGCTATGCCGCCGTGTCGCTGCAGCCGAACGCGGGTTCGCAGGGTGAATACGCGGGCTTGCTGGTGATCCAGAAGTACCACCAGTCGCGCGGCGAGGGGCATCGCAACATCTGCCTGATTCCATCGTCGGCGCACGGTACCAACCCGGCGTCCGCCAGCATGGTCGGCATGCAGGTGGTCGTGACCGCCTGCGACGAGAACGGCAACGTGGACCTGGCCGACCTGAAGGCCAAGGCCGAGCAGCACAGCAAGAACCTGGCTTGCGTGATGGTCACCTACCCGTCCACGCACGGCGTGTTCGAGGAAGGCATTCGCGAACTGTGCGACATCGTACACGCGCACGGCGGCCAGGTGTACATCGACGGCGCCAACATGAACGCCCTGGTCGGCGTGGCCGCGCCGGGCGCATTCGGCGGCGACGTGTCGCACCTGAACCTGCACAAGACGTTCTGCATCCCGCACGGCGGCGGCGGCCCGGGCGTAGGCCCCATCGGCGTGGGCGCGCACCTGGCGCCGTTCCTGCCGAACCAGCGCTCCACCGGCTACCAGCGCAGCGAGACCGGCATCGGCGCCGTGTCCGCCGCAGCCTACGGTTCCGCGTCGATCCTGCCGATCTCGTGGATGTACATTGCCATGATGGGCGCCGAGGGCCTGACCGCGGCCACCGAGACCGCGATCCTGAACGCGAACTACGTGGCGCGCCGCCTGGCGCCGCACTACCCGGTGCTGTACTCGGGCCACGACGGCCTGGTGGCGCACGAGTGCATCATCGACCTGCGCCCGCTGACCGATGCCACCGGCATCAGCAACGAAGACGTGGCCAAGCGCCTGATGGACTTCGGCTTCCACGCGCCGACCATGAGCTTCCCGGTGCCGGGCACCTTGATGATCGAGCCGACCGAATCGGAAGCGAAGGCGGAGCTGGACCGTTTCATCGATGCGATGATCGCCATCCGCGCCGAAATCGCCAAGGTGGAAAGCGGCGAATTCGACAAGGCGAACAACCCGCTGAAGTTCGCGCCGCACACGGCCGAGGTGCTGGTGGCCGACAACTGGGACCGCCAGTACAGCCGCGAAGTGGCCGCCTACCCGGTGCCGTCGCTGCGCAAGCAGAAGTACTGGCCGCCGGTGGGCCGCGCCGATAACGTGTACGGCGACCGCAACCTGTTCTGCGGCTGCGCGCCGATCAGCGCTTACGAGTAG
- a CDS encoding winged helix-turn-helix domain-containing protein, whose protein sequence is MPLEPRAMDVLRYLCRHPHAVIPPEEILQKCWGTAELGDNPVHKAIAQLRKALGDSSTDPRYIETVRKRGYRAIAEVVEEEAPPGAWEDGSPFRGLAAFEEHHAAIFFGRLQAATRLRQTVLDQVSGGCAMALVLGASGSGKTSLVRAGLLPQLTVPNGGLVALDCTLHMDCADLGGSGLLGALAAVLLDAERDAVLLFDGADAASLGRRLREEPAAIAAQLAVHGPARLAVFVDRLEAVFRAADTAAERAAFFHALDRLARANVLVVLACRNDFYPELMAVPEMMALKTRGGHFDVEPPDGAAIAQMVREPARAARLVFERDAESGAGLDDVLCDAARASPDALPLLQYCLDELYRQRGEEGLLRFDVFRRLGGIEGALGVRAEQVVAALPAAQQAALPNVLSLLVAVGDEQNAVTARRPAWSALATEAARDLVRALVEARLFVSELSGEVASFGVTHEALLRRWPRVADWIERHRQDLQLRTRLTAQAERWAAGGRPKDLLLPPGSQVNAARGLLAASEVTLSPVAREYVERSVSRARLGERIRLGVMAVIGMLAVLAAGLGSLARSAQQEAEQRRADAEGLMGFMLGDFADKLRPLGRLELLDDVSKRALAYLADDRDDGHSQAALQRAKALQVIAEVDIARGKPDEARTALVAARGILERLLRQAPDDRAALKAQGAVAFWLGEIHRNRDEWAAALEYLQQYRALSQKLVELAPADVASRLELSYAHNGIGTVLMGLRDFTGASTAFKESIRMKRAAIDMQPGDDSRVMSLANSFSWLASATAYSGKLEEARNLYETERQLISEVLERNRANAAWGVRLASASSHVAEMEQALGMSSSLDTWHDALKIMSTFAEMDPSNLAWKRHLYVIAVKSAYLSSFTAPSNALAQLKRLRQAVANLHAADSSQAELSRLAAQVDVYIANILIRMRDFDKAAHVLDPVLDRLRSMTPASTKDISVRVVLANTLLARADILRARDQEKQAELACREAASIMEPMRQTGSEYFILSGIVQAHDCMGTGELAHLERQRLLDMKFRDPGFLQHLSFDQPRLE, encoded by the coding sequence GTGCCGCTCGAACCCCGTGCCATGGACGTGCTGCGCTACCTCTGCCGGCACCCCCATGCCGTGATTCCGCCCGAGGAAATCCTCCAAAAATGCTGGGGCACCGCCGAGCTGGGAGACAACCCGGTGCACAAGGCGATCGCGCAATTGCGCAAGGCGCTTGGCGATTCCAGCACTGATCCACGATATATCGAAACGGTGCGCAAGCGCGGCTACCGGGCCATCGCCGAGGTGGTGGAAGAGGAAGCGCCCCCAGGCGCCTGGGAAGACGGCTCGCCGTTCCGGGGCCTGGCCGCGTTCGAGGAACACCATGCCGCGATCTTCTTCGGGCGCCTCCAGGCAGCCACCCGGCTGCGCCAGACGGTGCTGGACCAGGTGAGCGGCGGCTGCGCCATGGCCCTGGTGCTGGGCGCTTCGGGTTCCGGAAAGACGTCGCTGGTGCGCGCCGGCCTGCTGCCGCAGTTGACGGTCCCGAACGGCGGCCTGGTCGCCCTTGACTGCACATTGCACATGGATTGCGCAGACTTGGGCGGCAGCGGCCTGCTCGGCGCGCTCGCCGCCGTGCTGCTCGATGCCGAGCGCGATGCCGTGCTGCTGTTCGACGGCGCGGACGCCGCCTCCCTGGGCCGGCGCTTGCGCGAAGAGCCGGCCGCCATCGCGGCGCAGCTCGCCGTGCACGGGCCCGCCCGGCTGGCCGTGTTCGTCGACCGCCTGGAAGCGGTGTTCCGCGCCGCCGACACGGCTGCCGAACGGGCGGCATTCTTCCACGCGCTGGACCGGCTGGCCCGCGCCAATGTGCTGGTGGTGCTGGCCTGCCGCAACGATTTTTATCCCGAACTGATGGCCGTGCCGGAGATGATGGCGTTGAAGACGCGCGGCGGCCATTTCGACGTGGAGCCGCCCGACGGCGCCGCCATCGCGCAGATGGTGCGCGAACCGGCGCGCGCCGCCCGGCTCGTCTTCGAGCGCGATGCGGAAAGCGGCGCGGGCCTGGACGACGTGCTGTGCGACGCCGCCCGCGCGAGCCCGGATGCGCTGCCGCTGCTGCAATACTGCCTGGACGAGCTGTATCGCCAGCGCGGCGAGGAAGGCTTGCTGCGCTTCGACGTCTTCCGCCGGCTTGGCGGCATCGAAGGCGCGCTGGGCGTGCGTGCCGAGCAGGTCGTGGCGGCGCTGCCGGCCGCGCAGCAGGCCGCGCTGCCGAACGTGCTGTCGCTGCTGGTGGCCGTGGGCGACGAGCAGAACGCCGTCACCGCGCGGCGCCCGGCCTGGTCGGCGCTGGCCACCGAGGCCGCGCGCGACCTGGTGCGGGCGCTGGTCGAAGCCCGCCTGTTCGTCAGCGAACTGAGTGGCGAGGTGGCCAGCTTCGGCGTAACGCATGAAGCCTTGCTGCGGCGGTGGCCGCGCGTCGCCGACTGGATCGAGCGGCACCGGCAGGATCTGCAACTGCGTACCCGGCTGACGGCGCAGGCCGAGCGCTGGGCGGCCGGCGGCAGGCCGAAGGACCTGCTGCTGCCGCCCGGCAGCCAGGTCAATGCGGCGCGCGGCCTGCTGGCGGCCAGCGAGGTGACGCTGTCCCCGGTCGCACGCGAGTACGTCGAGCGCTCCGTGAGCCGGGCGAGGCTGGGCGAGCGGATACGCCTGGGCGTCATGGCCGTGATCGGGATGCTGGCGGTACTGGCCGCGGGACTGGGTTCGCTGGCCCGCTCGGCGCAACAGGAGGCCGAGCAGCGCCGCGCCGATGCCGAAGGCTTGATGGGCTTCATGCTCGGCGACTTCGCCGACAAGCTGCGGCCGCTGGGGCGGCTCGAATTGCTCGATGATGTCAGCAAGCGGGCCCTCGCCTATCTGGCCGATGACCGGGATGACGGGCATTCGCAGGCCGCGCTCCAGCGGGCCAAGGCGCTGCAGGTCATCGCCGAGGTCGACATCGCGCGGGGCAAGCCCGATGAGGCAAGAACGGCGCTGGTGGCGGCGCGGGGCATCCTCGAGCGACTGCTTCGGCAGGCGCCGGACGACAGGGCCGCGCTGAAGGCGCAGGGCGCCGTAGCGTTCTGGCTGGGCGAGATTCATCGCAACCGGGACGAATGGGCCGCCGCGCTGGAATATTTGCAGCAATATCGGGCGTTGAGCCAGAAGCTTGTGGAGCTTGCCCCGGCGGACGTGGCATCTCGGCTCGAGCTGTCCTACGCACATAATGGCATCGGTACCGTTTTGATGGGACTGCGGGATTTCACAGGCGCCAGTACAGCATTCAAGGAATCGATTCGAATGAAGCGCGCTGCGATTGACATGCAGCCAGGCGACGATTCTCGAGTGATGAGTCTTGCCAACAGTTTTTCATGGCTGGCTTCCGCCACCGCTTACAGTGGCAAGCTGGAAGAGGCGAGGAACTTGTATGAGACCGAGCGGCAGCTGATCAGTGAAGTACTGGAGCGCAATCGCGCGAATGCGGCATGGGGAGTCCGTCTTGCCTCTGCCTCGTCGCACGTTGCCGAGATGGAGCAGGCCCTCGGCATGTCAAGCAGCCTGGACACATGGCATGACGCACTGAAAATCATGTCGACTTTCGCCGAGATGGACCCCAGCAATTTGGCGTGGAAGCGCCATTTGTACGTCATCGCGGTCAAATCGGCGTATCTGTCGTCTTTTACCGCGCCATCGAACGCTCTGGCGCAACTCAAGCGCCTGCGGCAGGCCGTGGCGAATCTACATGCGGCTGACTCATCGCAGGCCGAGCTGAGCCGTTTGGCTGCGCAGGTAGACGTTTATATCGCCAACATCCTTATCCGCATGAGAGATTTCGACAAGGCTGCACATGTGCTGGATCCCGTTCTCGACAGACTTCGCTCCATGACACCCGCGTCAACAAAGGACATTTCGGTTCGCGTCGTACTCGCCAACACACTGCTGGCACGTGCCGATATCCTGCGTGCGCGCGACCAGGAAAAGCAAGCGGAATTGGCCTGCCGCGAGGCGGCCTCCATCATGGAACCAATGCGGCAGACCGGTTCCGAATATTTCATCCTTTCCGGCATCGTGCAAGCGCATGACTGCATGGGCACCGGGGAGCTGGCGCACCTCGAGAGGCAGCGACTACTCGATATGAAGTTTCGCGATCCAGGCTTTTTGCAACATCTATCTTTTGACCAACCACGACTGGAGTAA
- a CDS encoding cupin domain-containing protein, with product MAAISSAVSLALLALPCSDALAQPGGIKRTVITRGDISVPNREAVVAHVELAPGATAGRHTHPGDEISYFLDGEGELLIDGAPPRRVKAGEAIIIPAGVVHDARNAGTTTTKLVGVYVVEKGQPLATPAK from the coding sequence ATGGCCGCCATTTCGTCCGCAGTTTCACTTGCCCTGCTTGCCCTGCCCTGCTCCGATGCCCTGGCGCAGCCCGGCGGCATCAAGCGCACCGTCATCACCCGCGGCGACATCTCGGTGCCGAACCGCGAAGCCGTCGTCGCCCACGTCGAACTGGCGCCCGGCGCCACCGCCGGGCGCCATACCCATCCCGGCGATGAAATCAGCTATTTCCTCGATGGCGAGGGCGAGCTGCTGATCGATGGCGCGCCGCCACGGCGCGTGAAGGCCGGCGAAGCGATCATCATTCCGGCCGGCGTGGTGCACGACGCGCGCAATGCCGGCACCACCACGACGAAGCTGGTCGGCGTATACGTCGTGGAGAAGGGCCAGCCGCTGGCCACGCCGGCCAAGTAG
- a CDS encoding glycosyltransferase: MIRTRQGEAMRIGLQTWGSHGDVRPFLALAEGLRGAGHDVVLVITCVDSDAYAHIAPRAGLDIRVVASPVLGPKDAGKVGATVFDTSDPMKQMAKILRLCFTPVEEPMFAAAQRLCAECDLLIGHFFMHPLRAAAELAGRPYASVMLSHGGIPSAHDHPMSSLGPASLGKRLLWWVTRLAINRALKADTNALRQRVGLPPVRDMIDDVWLSRELTLVAVSPSIAVQQPDWPPAVRLTGFLDMPNLAMEGTVPPDLQAFLAAGEPPVYMTLGSWMPADPGWQRQTLELLTEAARLAGCRAIIQSADAAGCGFTSSAQVLYVQAAPHQAVFPHCCAVLHHGGAGTTQSATLAGKPSIVVAHISEQEHWGRELHRLGMAGKPVHRRKATAANLAKLIRQVRGTPAMADAAAAVGTAMRKENGVATAVDLIGRVFGKAEPRAAAR; the protein is encoded by the coding sequence GTGATACGAACTCGACAGGGGGAAGCGATGCGGATCGGCTTGCAAACCTGGGGCAGCCACGGTGATGTGCGCCCTTTCCTGGCGCTGGCCGAAGGGCTGCGCGGTGCCGGGCATGACGTGGTGCTGGTTATCACCTGCGTCGACAGCGATGCGTATGCGCATATTGCCCCGCGTGCCGGGCTGGATATCCGCGTCGTGGCGTCGCCGGTGCTCGGCCCGAAGGATGCCGGCAAAGTCGGCGCCACGGTGTTCGATACGTCCGACCCGATGAAGCAGATGGCGAAGATCCTGCGGCTGTGCTTCACGCCCGTCGAGGAGCCGATGTTCGCCGCCGCCCAGCGCCTGTGCGCGGAGTGCGACCTCCTGATCGGGCACTTCTTCATGCATCCGCTGCGCGCCGCGGCCGAGCTGGCCGGGCGCCCTTATGCCAGCGTGATGCTGTCGCACGGCGGCATCCCCAGCGCCCATGACCACCCGATGAGCAGCCTGGGGCCAGCGTCCCTGGGCAAGCGCCTGCTGTGGTGGGTGACGCGGCTGGCCATCAACCGCGCCCTGAAAGCCGACACGAACGCGCTGCGCCAGCGCGTGGGCTTGCCGCCGGTGCGGGACATGATCGATGACGTATGGCTGTCACGAGAGTTGACGCTGGTGGCGGTGAGCCCGAGCATCGCGGTGCAGCAGCCCGACTGGCCGCCCGCCGTGCGCTTGACCGGTTTCCTCGACATGCCCAATCTCGCCATGGAGGGCACCGTACCGCCGGACCTGCAAGCCTTCCTGGCCGCGGGCGAACCGCCCGTCTACATGACGCTGGGCAGCTGGATGCCGGCCGATCCCGGCTGGCAGCGCCAGACGCTCGAACTGTTGACCGAGGCGGCGCGGCTGGCGGGCTGCCGGGCGATCATCCAGAGCGCCGACGCGGCAGGCTGCGGTTTCACGTCATCGGCGCAAGTGCTGTACGTGCAGGCGGCGCCGCACCAGGCGGTGTTCCCGCACTGCTGCGCCGTGCTGCACCATGGCGGCGCGGGCACCACGCAATCGGCCACGCTGGCCGGCAAGCCATCCATCGTGGTCGCCCATATCAGCGAACAGGAACATTGGGGACGCGAGCTGCACCGGCTCGGCATGGCCGGCAAGCCGGTTCACCGCCGCAAGGCGACGGCAGCCAACCTGGCAAAGCTGATCCGGCAGGTGCGCGGCACCCCGGCCATGGCGGATGCCGCCGCGGCCGTGGGCACGGCGATGCGCAAGGAAAATGGGGTGGCAACGGCGGTCGATCTGATCGGCCGCGTTTTTGGAAAGGCGGAGCCGCGCGCCGCGGCGCGCTGA